The bacterium sequence CGAAGTTACCAAGCCGGAAACCATTAATTATCGCACGCAAAAACCGGAACGCGATGGCTTGTTTGATGAACGCATTTTTGGGCCGGTAAAAGACTGGGAATGTTATTGCGGTAAATATCGTCGCATTCGTTACAAGGGAATTATTTGTGACAAATGTGGTGTTGAAGTTACTCGTTCCATTGTTCGTCGTGAGCGCATGGGTCACATTGATTTGGCCTCTCCTGTTGCTCACATCTGGTTCTTGCGCGGTATTCCGTCTAAGGTTGGTTTGCTTTTGGATATTAATGTTCAACAATTGGAAAAAGTTGTTTATTTTGCTTCTTATATTATCACCTCCGTTGATGAAGACGCTCGTAAGGAAATTGGCAATCGCATCGAACGGGAAATTAAGACCAAGCGTGAAGAAGTAACCAGAGTTTACAAACAATCCGAAGACGTTATTCGTCAAACTGCGGCTACGAAATTGAAAGATATTTCCGACGAAAAAATTCGCAAAGAAACCGAAACGAAACTGGATAAAGAATTGAAAGCGAAAGAACTGGAACGCGAAGAAGAACTGCAAAAACTCGAAAAAGCCGGTCAACGGGCGCGTGAAGAATTAAGCGTGTTAAAGCCGTTGCAAATTGTTTCCGAAGTGGAATATCGCAGTTTATCGATGAAATACGGCCATGTTTTCTCCGCCGGTATCGGTGCCGAAGTGTTGCGTCAAATTTGTGAACATATTGATCTTGGAAAATTGGCCAAACAATTGGAAGGCGATTTGGCGGACGCCGGTGCGGCCAAGCGCAAGCGCGCGGTAAAACGTTTGTCTTTGGTGCGCAGTTTCTCTCGTGGCAAAATTCGTCCCGAATGGATGTTCTTAACGGCAATCCCTGTTATCCCACCGGATTTGCGCCCAATGGTGCAGTTGGATGGTGGTCGTTTTGCCGCCTCCGATTTGAATGATTTGTATCGTCGCGTAATCAACCGCAATAATCGCTTGCGTCGCCTTATTGAGATGGGTGCGCCGGAAGTAATTATGCGCAATGAAAAGCGTATGCTTCAGGAAGCGGTTGATGCTTTGATTGATAACAATGCGCGTCGCGGTTCAACCACCGCCGCCGCCGTTGGTCAACGTCGTCAATTAAAGTCATTGGCCGATATGTTGAAAGGTAAACAAGGTCGTTTCCGTCAGAACCTGCTTGGAAAGCGTGTTGATTATTCCGGTCGTTCCGTCATTGTTGTCGGTCCGCACTTGCGTTTGCATCAATGTGGTTTGCCGAAATTAATGGCACTCGAGCTTTTCAAACCGTTTGTTATTCATGAATTGGTAAAGCGCGGATTGGCGCACAATATTCGTTCGGCATCGCGTCTTATCGAACAGGGAATTCCGGAAGTGTGGGATTCACTGGAAGACGTGACGCGAACACACAAAGTAATGTTGAATCGTGCGCCAACCTTGCATCGCCTGGGTATTCAGGCTTTCCAGCCGGTTTTGATTGAAGGTAAAGCCATTCAGATTCATCCGATGGTTTGTCCGCCATTCAATGCTGATTTCGACGGTGATCAAATGGCCGTGCACGTTCCGCTTTCTACTCCGGCGCGAAAAGAAGCGAACGACATTATGTTGGCTTCCAAGAACTTACTTAAGCCGTCCGATGGTGAGCCGGTAACAGGCGCTTCACAGGACGTGGTTTTGGGTCTCTACTATGGTTCCCGTATTTCCGATGGCGCGAAAGGCGAAGGTCATGTGTTTGGTTCTCCGGCCGAAGCAATTTTCTCTTACGATTCCAATTATATTGCCATTAACGCCAAAATTAAGGTTCGTTTGAATGCCAAGAGCAATGAATTAACCGAAACAACTGCCGGTAGAATTTTGTTTAACGAAATTTTGCCAAAAGGTGCCGAGTTTGTGAATGAAGTATTCGACAAGAAGCGTCTCAAAGCATTGTTGGGTGAAATTCTTGCCACTTTCGGTACCGAGCAAGCCGCCGAGTTTATCGATCGGATGAAAGATCTTGGCTTTAGTTTTGCCACTCGTTCCGGTTCTTCTTGGGGAATGAACGATTTGCACACGCCGGAAGGCAAGCACGCCATTATCGAAAGTTCGGAAAAAGAAATTGAACAGATTCGTGAACAATTTGAAACAGGTTTGCTTACCGACGAAGAACGCTATGTAAAGACCATTGAAATTTGGGAAAGTGCCAAGAATAAAATTACCGAATTGGTGCAAAAATCTTTACAGCCCTCCCAGAGTGTTTATCAGATGGTGTTCTCCGGCGCCCGTGGATCAGTTGGTCAGGTTACGCAGATGATGGGTATGAAAGGTTTGGTTATTTCTCCTACCGGTCGTACCAACGAATTGCCAATCAAGTCTTCCTTCAAAGAAGGGTTTAACGTTTTGGAGTATTTCACCAGTACGCACGGCACTCGCAAAGGTATGGCTGATACCGCGCTTCGTACCGCAACGGCCGGCTACCTTACTCGTCGCTTGGTAAACGTCGCCCAGGATATCGTGATTCGTGAAAAGGATTGTGGTGATACGGTTGGTCGCATCATTTCCAAGAAACATTCTCAAGATATGGGCACAACTTTACTTCGCAGAATTCGCGGTCGTTTCGTCGCCAAAGACGTTGTAGATGAAAAAACCGGGGAAGTGTTGGTAAAAAAAGGCACACTTATCAACCGTGAACAGGCCAAACAGATTGATGCCGCTTCTGTTCCTGAAGTAATCATTCGTTCCGTCTTATCCTGCAAAACGCTCCGTGGTATTTGTCAAAAATGTTATGGCTGGGATTTGGGTTCCAACGCGATGATCAATATGGGTGAGGCCGCCGGTATTGTGGCCGCGCAAGCCATCGGTGAACCGGGCACTCAGCTGACAATGAGAACTTTTCACCATGGTGGTGTGTCGGGTGGCACGGATATCACGCAAGGTTTACCGCGTGTCGAAGAATTGTTTGAGGCACGCGCGCCGAAAAACAAAGCTTTGGTTTCGGAAA is a genomic window containing:
- the rpoC gene encoding DNA-directed RNA polymerase subunit beta', giving the protein MAQFQEQEALDFEAVKLKLASPEVMHEWSHGEVTKPETINYRTQKPERDGLFDERIFGPVKDWECYCGKYRRIRYKGIICDKCGVEVTRSIVRRERMGHIDLASPVAHIWFLRGIPSKVGLLLDINVQQLEKVVYFASYIITSVDEDARKEIGNRIEREIKTKREEVTRVYKQSEDVIRQTAATKLKDISDEKIRKETETKLDKELKAKELEREEELQKLEKAGQRAREELSVLKPLQIVSEVEYRSLSMKYGHVFSAGIGAEVLRQICEHIDLGKLAKQLEGDLADAGAAKRKRAVKRLSLVRSFSRGKIRPEWMFLTAIPVIPPDLRPMVQLDGGRFAASDLNDLYRRVINRNNRLRRLIEMGAPEVIMRNEKRMLQEAVDALIDNNARRGSTTAAAVGQRRQLKSLADMLKGKQGRFRQNLLGKRVDYSGRSVIVVGPHLRLHQCGLPKLMALELFKPFVIHELVKRGLAHNIRSASRLIEQGIPEVWDSLEDVTRTHKVMLNRAPTLHRLGIQAFQPVLIEGKAIQIHPMVCPPFNADFDGDQMAVHVPLSTPARKEANDIMLASKNLLKPSDGEPVTGASQDVVLGLYYGSRISDGAKGEGHVFGSPAEAIFSYDSNYIAINAKIKVRLNAKSNELTETTAGRILFNEILPKGAEFVNEVFDKKRLKALLGEILATFGTEQAAEFIDRMKDLGFSFATRSGSSWGMNDLHTPEGKHAIIESSEKEIEQIREQFETGLLTDEERYVKTIEIWESAKNKITELVQKSLQPSQSVYQMVFSGARGSVGQVTQMMGMKGLVISPTGRTNELPIKSSFKEGFNVLEYFTSTHGTRKGMADTALRTATAGYLTRRLVNVAQDIVIREKDCGDTVGRIISKKHSQDMGTTLLRRIRGRFVAKDVVDEKTGEVLVKKGTLINREQAKQIDAASVPEVIIRSVLSCKTLRGICQKCYGWDLGSNAMINMGEAAGIVAAQAIGEPGTQLTMRTFHHGGVSGGTDITQGLPRVEELFEARAPKNKALVSEIGGTVTLSEREGQPLISVLSQSAGQEIYDRAGLIIDKNIEDGMEIEPNQRLFMDMEGEEVFSRRKGLIHLTDKQLKVQGTEADAREYPVPPDMAVWVKTGDVVSLGQQLTEGHVNVQELYKIAGAGAVQHYIIKEVMDVYAIQGEAINDKHLEIMVRQMMSRVRVKDGGETTLLPGRVYELADFIEENNRVTKEDSRPAIGERLLLGITKVSLTTASFLASASFQETARVLIDAAVTGREDRLVGLKENVIIGKLIPVGTGYKGKKD